A region of Allocoleopsis franciscana PCC 7113 DNA encodes the following proteins:
- a CDS encoding hybrid sensor histidine kinase/response regulator, translating into MKKILVIEDEQSVRENLLDLLDAEDFETVGAGNGKVGVELANTHLPDLIICDVMMPELDGFGVLTALRSSPVTEMIPFIFLTAKSDKMDLRQGMSLGADDYLTKPFTRAELLEAISIRLEKKATLEKHSQKKLDELRNSITLSLPHELRTPLNGILGLSELLVEESDILERQEVREMAQGIHKSGERLLRLIQNFLLYAELELIATDSERIQALRSGKVSSAASVIKEISVCQARQAGREADLQLELQDSSVQIAKVRLEKIIEELVNNAFKYSLAGTPVRIIAAPIEQMFTLSITDWGRGMTAAQIAEVGAYRQFERKLYEQQGSGLGLAIAKRLTELLGGELTLDSIPEKQTTVRVVLPI; encoded by the coding sequence AGGTCGGTGTTGAGTTAGCGAATACTCATCTGCCCGATTTGATTATTTGTGATGTGATGATGCCCGAACTTGATGGTTTTGGGGTCTTAACTGCCTTGCGCTCTTCCCCAGTCACCGAAATGATTCCGTTTATTTTTCTCACGGCAAAATCGGACAAAATGGATCTACGCCAGGGGATGTCTCTGGGTGCAGATGATTACCTGACCAAGCCATTTACTAGAGCGGAATTACTGGAAGCCATTTCGATTCGTCTTGAAAAAAAAGCCACATTAGAGAAGCATTCTCAGAAAAAATTAGATGAGTTGCGTAACAGCATTACTTTGTCCTTGCCTCACGAATTACGAACTCCCCTGAATGGAATTCTGGGTCTTTCCGAACTCCTCGTTGAGGAATCGGATATTTTGGAACGCCAAGAAGTTCGAGAAATGGCGCAAGGAATTCATAAATCGGGTGAACGTCTATTAAGGCTGATTCAGAATTTCTTATTGTATGCAGAACTGGAACTGATTGCAACAGATTCTGAGCGAATCCAGGCGTTGCGAAGTGGTAAGGTTAGTTCAGCTGCATCCGTCATCAAAGAAATTAGTGTTTGTCAGGCACGTCAGGCCGGTAGAGAAGCCGATTTACAGTTGGAATTGCAAGATTCCAGCGTTCAGATTGCCAAAGTTAGACTTGAAAAAATCATTGAAGAACTGGTTAATAATGCCTTTAAGTATTCTTTGGCAGGCACACCCGTTCGCATCATTGCCGCTCCGATTGAGCAAATGTTTACTTTATCTATAACAGATTGGGGCAGAGGAATGACAGCCGCACAAATTGCTGAAGTAGGAGCCTATCGGCAATTTGAGCGTAAACTTTACGAACAACAAGGTTCAGGCTTAGGACTGGCGATCGCTAAACGCCTGACCGAACTGCTAGGTGGAGAATTAACCCTCGATAGCATACCTGAAAAACAAACCACGGTGAGAGTTGTGCTGCCGATTTGA